The following are from one region of the Patagioenas fasciata isolate bPatFas1 chromosome 14, bPatFas1.hap1, whole genome shotgun sequence genome:
- the CREBRF gene encoding CREB3 regulatory factor isoform X1, producing the protein MPQPSVSGMDPPFGDAFRSHVFSEQTLMSTDLLASSSDPDFMYELDREMDYQQSSRDNLLSMEDCKDLENLESFTDILDKEAALTSKWEQWDTYCEDLTKYTKLTSCDIWGTKEVDYLGLDDFSSPYQDEEVISKTPTLAQLNSEDSQPVSDSLYYPDLLFSVKQNPLNSLLPGKKIATRAAAPVCSSKNVQAEAPLSDYVQKASRPAAQPASSTQIVVKTNVYNNEKVNIHVECKDYVKKAKVKINPLPQSRPVLSQTHADAAKENTCYCGAVAKRQERKGMESPHSHSTTPALPFKETQELLLSPPQEAPALVVGESSLSASTSASDSSQKKEEHNYSLFVTDSVAEQSAKGDPEEDEDDEDDIEDEDHDEGFGSEHELSENDDEEEDYEDDKDDDISDTFSEPGYENDSVEDLKEMTAISSRKRGKRRYFWEYSEQLTPSQQERMLRPSEWSRDTLPSNMYQKNGLHHGKYAAKKSRRTDVEDLTPNPRKLLQIGNELRKLNKVISDLTPVSELPLTARPRSRKEKNKLASRACRLKKKAQYEANKVKLWGLNTEYDNLLFVINSIKQEIVNRVQVPKDDRGVNMEQKLNVLIKDTLGPPVAGQTSEFVNQVLEKTAEGDPTGGLVGLRVPAAKV; encoded by the exons ATGCCTCAG CCCAGTGTGAGTGGAATGGACCCTCCTTTCGGGGATGCCTTTCGGAGCCATGTGTTTTCCGAGCAGACTCTGATGAGCACGGATCTCTTGGCAAGCAGTTCAGATCCAGACTTCATGTATGAACTG GACAGAGAAATGGACTATCAGCAAAGCTCCAGAGACAACTTACTTTCAATGGAGGACTGCAAAGACCTTGAGAACTTGGAGTCTTTTACAGACATCCTGGACAAAGAAGCTGCGCTCACCTCCAAGTGGGAGCAGTGGGACACCTACTGTGAAGACTTAACTAAATACACTAAACTAACcagctgtgacatctggggaacaaAAGAGGTGGATTATCTGGGCCTTGATGACTTTTCAAGCCCATACCAAGACGAAGAGGTCATAAGCAAAACACCAACACTGGCTCAGCTTAACAGTGAGGATTCCCAGCCTGTTTCTGATTCGCTCTATTACCCTGATTTGCTCTTCAGTGTAAAACAAAACCCTTTAAATTCTTTGTTACCTGGCAAAAAAATCGCAACCAGAGCAGCAGCCCCGGTCTGTTCCTCCAAGAACGTTCAGGCGGAGGCGCCTTTGTCGGACTATGTTCAGAAGGCGAGCAGACCCGCAGCTCAGCCTGCTTCCAGTACACAGATCGTGGTGAAGACCAACGTGTACAATAACGAAAAGGTGAACATTCATGTTGAATGTAAAGACTACGTTAAAAAGGCAAAAGTAAAGATCAATCCTTTACCGCAGAGCAGACCGGTGCTGAGCCAGACGCACGCTGATGCAGCAAAGGAAAACACCTGTTATTGTGGTGCAGTAGCAAAGaggcaagaaagaaaaggaatggaGTCCCCGCACAGTCACAGTACAACTCCTGCTCTGCCTTTTAAAGAGACTCAAGAGCTGCTCCTCAGTCCGCCCCAGGAGGCCCCCGCGCTTGTGGTGGGCGAGAGCAGCCTGTCTGCCAGCACCTCCGCCTCGGATTCTTCCCAGAAGAAAGAAGAGCACAACTATTCTCTCTTTGTAACAGACAGTGTGGCTGAACAGTCAGCCAAAGGAGACCCGGAGGAAGATGAGGATGATGAGGACGACATTGAAGACGAGGACCACGACGAAGGGTTCGGCAGCGAGCACGAGCTGTCTGAAAACGACGATGAGGAAGAAGATTATGAGGATGATAAAGATGACGACATCAGCGATACGTTCTCAGAACCAG GGTATGAAAATGATTCCGTGGAGGATTTGAAAGAAATGACTGCGATATCCTCTCGGAAAAGAGGCAAGCGAAGATACTTCTGGGAGTACAGCGAGCAGCTGACACCGTCGCAACAGGAAAGGATGCTGAGGCCGTCCGAGTGGAGTCGAGACACGTTACCAAGTAACATGTATCAGAAGAACGGTCTCCATCACG GAAAATATGCAGCCAAGAAATCGCGGAGGACCGATGTAGAAGACCTGACCCCCAACCCCAGGAAGCTTCTACAGATCGGTAATGAACTGAGGAAGCTGAATAAGGTGATCAGTGACCTCACACCAGTCAGCGAACTGCCCTTAACTGCCAGACCCAGgtcaagaaaagaaaagaacaagctGGCTTCCAG GGCTTGTAGACTAAAAAAGAAAGCCCAGTATGAAGCCAATAAAGTAAAACTCTGGGGTCTCAACACGGAATATG ataaTTTACTCTTTGTCATCAACTCCATTAAACAAGAAATAGTTAACCGGGTGCAGGTACCTAAAGATGATAGAGGAGTCAACATGGAGCAAAAGTTAAACGTACTTATTAAAGACACTCTGG GGCCACCTGTAGCTGGACAGACATCAGAGTTTGTGAATCAAGTTCTAGAGAAGACCGCAGAGGGAGACCCCACCGGCGGCCTCGTGGGGCTGCGAGTCCCCGCCGCCAAAGTTTAA
- the CREBRF gene encoding CREB3 regulatory factor isoform X2, with translation MPQPSVSGMDPPFGDAFRSHVFSEQTLMSTDLLASSSDPDFMYELDREMDYQQSSRDNLLSMEDCKDLENLESFTDILDKEAALTSKWEQWDTYCEDLTKYTKLTSCDIWGTKEVDYLGLDDFSSPYQDEEVISKTPTLAQLNSEDSQPVSDSLYYPDLLFSVKQNPLNSLLPGKKIATRAAAPVCSSKNVQAEAPLSDYVQKASRPAAQPASSTQIVVKTNVYNNEKVNIHVECKDYVKKAKVKINPLPQSRPVLSQTHADAAKENTCYCGAVAKRQERKGMESPHSHSTTPALPFKETQELLLSPPQEAPALVVGESSLSASTSASDSSQKKEEHNYSLFVTDSVAEQSAKGDPEEDEDDEDDIEDEDHDEGFGSEHELSENDDEEEDYEDDKDDDISDTFSEPAVTLSGSSKDTEFFSSACRNGALTTEIRTNLHLEGYENDSVEDLKEMTAISSRKRGKRRYFWEYSEQLTPSQQERMLRPSEWSRDTLPSNMYQKNGLHHGKYAAKKSRRTDVEDLTPNPRKLLQIGNELRKLNKVISDLTPVSELPLTARPRSRKEKNKLASRACRLKKKAQYEANKVKLWGLNTEYDNLLFVINSIKQEIVNRVQVPKDDRGVNMEQKLNVLIKDTLGPPVAGQTSEFVNQVLEKTAEGDPTGGLVGLRVPAAKV, from the exons ATGCCTCAG CCCAGTGTGAGTGGAATGGACCCTCCTTTCGGGGATGCCTTTCGGAGCCATGTGTTTTCCGAGCAGACTCTGATGAGCACGGATCTCTTGGCAAGCAGTTCAGATCCAGACTTCATGTATGAACTG GACAGAGAAATGGACTATCAGCAAAGCTCCAGAGACAACTTACTTTCAATGGAGGACTGCAAAGACCTTGAGAACTTGGAGTCTTTTACAGACATCCTGGACAAAGAAGCTGCGCTCACCTCCAAGTGGGAGCAGTGGGACACCTACTGTGAAGACTTAACTAAATACACTAAACTAACcagctgtgacatctggggaacaaAAGAGGTGGATTATCTGGGCCTTGATGACTTTTCAAGCCCATACCAAGACGAAGAGGTCATAAGCAAAACACCAACACTGGCTCAGCTTAACAGTGAGGATTCCCAGCCTGTTTCTGATTCGCTCTATTACCCTGATTTGCTCTTCAGTGTAAAACAAAACCCTTTAAATTCTTTGTTACCTGGCAAAAAAATCGCAACCAGAGCAGCAGCCCCGGTCTGTTCCTCCAAGAACGTTCAGGCGGAGGCGCCTTTGTCGGACTATGTTCAGAAGGCGAGCAGACCCGCAGCTCAGCCTGCTTCCAGTACACAGATCGTGGTGAAGACCAACGTGTACAATAACGAAAAGGTGAACATTCATGTTGAATGTAAAGACTACGTTAAAAAGGCAAAAGTAAAGATCAATCCTTTACCGCAGAGCAGACCGGTGCTGAGCCAGACGCACGCTGATGCAGCAAAGGAAAACACCTGTTATTGTGGTGCAGTAGCAAAGaggcaagaaagaaaaggaatggaGTCCCCGCACAGTCACAGTACAACTCCTGCTCTGCCTTTTAAAGAGACTCAAGAGCTGCTCCTCAGTCCGCCCCAGGAGGCCCCCGCGCTTGTGGTGGGCGAGAGCAGCCTGTCTGCCAGCACCTCCGCCTCGGATTCTTCCCAGAAGAAAGAAGAGCACAACTATTCTCTCTTTGTAACAGACAGTGTGGCTGAACAGTCAGCCAAAGGAGACCCGGAGGAAGATGAGGATGATGAGGACGACATTGAAGACGAGGACCACGACGAAGGGTTCGGCAGCGAGCACGAGCTGTCTGAAAACGACGATGAGGAAGAAGATTATGAGGATGATAAAGATGACGACATCAGCGATACGTTCTCAGAACCAG CAGTAACACTTAGTGGGTCTTCAAAGGATACTGAATTCTTCTCTTCTGCATGTAGAAATGGAGCCTTAACAACAGAAATAAGAACTAACCTTCACCTGGAAG GGTATGAAAATGATTCCGTGGAGGATTTGAAAGAAATGACTGCGATATCCTCTCGGAAAAGAGGCAAGCGAAGATACTTCTGGGAGTACAGCGAGCAGCTGACACCGTCGCAACAGGAAAGGATGCTGAGGCCGTCCGAGTGGAGTCGAGACACGTTACCAAGTAACATGTATCAGAAGAACGGTCTCCATCACG GAAAATATGCAGCCAAGAAATCGCGGAGGACCGATGTAGAAGACCTGACCCCCAACCCCAGGAAGCTTCTACAGATCGGTAATGAACTGAGGAAGCTGAATAAGGTGATCAGTGACCTCACACCAGTCAGCGAACTGCCCTTAACTGCCAGACCCAGgtcaagaaaagaaaagaacaagctGGCTTCCAG GGCTTGTAGACTAAAAAAGAAAGCCCAGTATGAAGCCAATAAAGTAAAACTCTGGGGTCTCAACACGGAATATG ataaTTTACTCTTTGTCATCAACTCCATTAAACAAGAAATAGTTAACCGGGTGCAGGTACCTAAAGATGATAGAGGAGTCAACATGGAGCAAAAGTTAAACGTACTTATTAAAGACACTCTGG GGCCACCTGTAGCTGGACAGACATCAGAGTTTGTGAATCAAGTTCTAGAGAAGACCGCAGAGGGAGACCCCACCGGCGGCCTCGTGGGGCTGCGAGTCCCCGCCGCCAAAGTTTAA